The following proteins are co-located in the Opitutaceae bacterium genome:
- a CDS encoding D-alanine--D-alanine ligase — protein MNPTVVVLGGGTSTEREVSIGSGRACAIGLARNFPTRLVIVDDEAVPPGLDPGRDVIFSTLHGTFGEDGGMQRLLDQAGFQYAGCDAASSALTFDKELTKRTVMAAGVRVPPGVAFSGDDKPAADALISKLGPGIVFKPRASGSSIGLGICDGPDEVRANLDGITGGEWLAERRIVGREITVGILNGRAMGVVEIVPNSGVFDYRSKYTKGLTTYLSPAPVPPGLAHAAREAATNAFTACGCRDYARADFMLSEENELFLLEINTLPGMKETSLLPMSAGCVGLDFAALVKEMVAPAIRRFKEAGSVLAR, from the coding sequence ATGAATCCCACCGTTGTGGTTCTTGGCGGAGGCACCTCAACCGAACGCGAGGTCTCGATCGGATCGGGCAGGGCCTGCGCGATCGGGCTGGCGCGGAATTTTCCAACGAGGCTTGTCATTGTCGATGACGAGGCGGTGCCTCCGGGACTCGATCCCGGCCGCGATGTGATTTTCTCCACGCTCCACGGAACATTTGGCGAGGACGGAGGCATGCAGCGCCTGCTGGACCAGGCCGGTTTCCAGTATGCCGGGTGCGACGCCGCGTCGAGCGCACTGACCTTTGACAAGGAGCTGACCAAGCGGACGGTGATGGCCGCGGGTGTGCGCGTGCCTCCGGGGGTGGCGTTTTCGGGAGACGACAAACCTGCGGCGGACGCATTGATTTCGAAGCTGGGTCCGGGAATTGTCTTCAAGCCGCGGGCCTCGGGATCCAGCATCGGGCTTGGAATCTGCGACGGCCCGGACGAAGTGCGCGCGAACCTCGACGGGATAACCGGCGGCGAATGGCTCGCGGAGCGTCGCATCGTCGGAAGGGAGATCACCGTCGGCATTCTCAACGGTCGCGCGATGGGGGTGGTGGAGATTGTTCCGAACTCCGGCGTCTTCGACTACCGCTCCAAATACACGAAGGGGCTCACAACCTATCTCTCTCCGGCGCCGGTTCCGCCCGGACTTGCGCACGCCGCCCGGGAGGCGGCGACGAATGCGTTCACCGCATGCGGCTGCAGGGACTATGCGCGCGCGGACTTCATGCTTTCCGAGGAGAACGAGTTGTTCCTGCTCGAAATCAACACGCTGCCGGGGATGAAGGAGACAAGCCTGCTGCCGATGAGCGCAGGCTGTGTCGGCTTGGATTTTGCGGCATTGGTGAAGGAGATGGTCGCTCCGGCGATCCGCCGCTTCAAGGAGGCGGGCTCAGTTCTGGCGCGATGA
- the ftsA gene encoding cell division protein FtsA, translating to MSSRTKYIGAVEIGTSKISVLIGEIANGRSLSVVGLGECASRGVIKGVVMDFKAASDVSHSALLDAEKSAGVRVDEVYLAQTGGHIDGFSSEATVRVAAADNMVSDFDVSSVCYQARIKQLPPGRMVVQRLRRPFLLDGRLVPDPDSLVGNSLSVSYFMVHGQEARIADNIHVIRGFNVRVSELILSSLASGIMVTTPGDRQHGVLVLDIGAGTTDYVLYRDGMPQVAGVVAVGGAHVTNDLALGLRLTEGQAEKLKLRFGRATVATRSRDEKVWLNGDFAIGDRQFPKQTIEHITSARAWEILEVVRKKLGSAMEPQRTGAGIVITGGGSKLPGMAEAASKVFGIPAHISEGPSGVKEYLRDPGFSTVLGLLHYGLSASPEVPAPARRRTRIFQKLFATV from the coding sequence GTGAGTTCTAGGACAAAATACATCGGAGCCGTCGAAATCGGCACATCAAAAATCAGCGTTCTCATTGGCGAGATAGCCAATGGACGAAGCCTGAGTGTGGTCGGGCTGGGTGAGTGCGCCTCGCGCGGGGTCATCAAGGGAGTCGTGATGGATTTCAAGGCGGCCAGTGATGTGTCCCACAGCGCACTGCTGGACGCTGAAAAGAGCGCGGGCGTGCGCGTGGATGAAGTGTACCTGGCGCAGACAGGCGGGCATATCGATGGATTCTCGAGCGAGGCCACTGTCCGTGTGGCCGCAGCTGACAACATGGTGAGCGACTTCGACGTCAGCTCCGTCTGCTACCAGGCGCGCATCAAGCAACTGCCGCCCGGCCGCATGGTCGTGCAGCGCCTCCGGAGACCCTTCCTGCTCGATGGGCGTCTCGTCCCTGATCCCGACAGCCTGGTGGGAAACAGTCTCTCGGTCAGCTATTTCATGGTCCATGGGCAGGAGGCCCGGATCGCCGACAACATCCACGTCATACGCGGATTCAATGTGCGCGTCTCGGAGCTCATTCTGTCGAGTCTGGCATCGGGCATCATGGTGACGACGCCGGGTGACCGCCAGCACGGCGTGCTGGTTCTGGACATCGGTGCCGGCACGACTGACTACGTCCTGTATCGCGACGGCATGCCGCAGGTCGCGGGGGTGGTTGCCGTCGGCGGTGCGCATGTAACGAACGATCTGGCGCTGGGCCTGCGCCTGACGGAGGGGCAGGCCGAGAAGTTGAAGCTTCGCTTTGGCCGCGCCACGGTTGCGACGAGGAGTCGCGACGAAAAGGTCTGGCTCAACGGGGATTTTGCCATCGGGGACCGCCAGTTTCCGAAGCAGACGATCGAGCACATCACGTCGGCGCGGGCGTGGGAGATCCTGGAGGTGGTCAGGAAAAAGCTGGGGTCCGCCATGGAGCCCCAGCGCACGGGTGCCGGCATTGTGATCACCGGCGGAGGATCGAAGCTCCCTGGAATGGCGGAGGCGGCGAGCAAGGTGTTCGGCATTCCCGCGCACATCAGCGAGGGCCCGTCGGGAGTGAAGGAATACCTGCGGGATCCCGGATTTTCCACCGTGCTTGGCCTGCTTCACTATGGCTTGAGCGCCAGCCCTGAGGTTCCCGCTCCGGCCAGGAGGAGAACCAGAATCTTCCAGAAACTTTTTGCCACCGTCTAG
- the obgE gene encoding GTPase ObgE: MFVDECVIKVQAGDGGRGCVSFRREKYEPWGGPNGGDGGKGGDVILRGDDDTNNLVDFKFKPHWKAERGEHGLGKDCHGREGKPAVLRLPLGTVVIDEATEKVVAEVMHDGQEIVLCKGGNGGWGNTHFKTSTNRAPKRANPGHPGEGGTFRLVLKSIADIGLVGFPNAGKSSLTKAITQARPKTAAYPFTTLHPQIGVIEYPDPVNFDRLLLADVPGLIEGASENRGLGHRFLRHIERCALLMFLIDVAGVDGRDPREDYATLMSELKLYDPALLKKPRIVVANKIDLPEAAANLTRFKRRHKVDVIPISCLSGQGLDDLKAELRRRVRGRLVSKGGKSSKTTSSS; the protein is encoded by the coding sequence ATGTTTGTCGACGAATGTGTCATCAAGGTTCAGGCCGGCGACGGCGGGCGGGGCTGTGTCTCGTTTCGCCGCGAAAAGTATGAGCCGTGGGGAGGACCCAATGGCGGCGACGGCGGAAAGGGCGGGGATGTCATACTTCGCGGCGACGACGACACGAACAACCTGGTCGATTTCAAGTTCAAGCCCCATTGGAAGGCGGAGCGCGGCGAGCACGGGCTGGGCAAGGACTGCCATGGACGCGAGGGCAAACCGGCGGTGCTCCGCCTCCCGCTCGGCACGGTGGTCATCGACGAGGCGACGGAGAAGGTGGTGGCGGAAGTGATGCACGACGGACAGGAGATCGTGCTCTGCAAGGGCGGGAACGGCGGGTGGGGCAACACGCATTTCAAGACATCCACAAATCGAGCGCCCAAGCGTGCCAATCCCGGACATCCGGGTGAAGGCGGGACGTTTCGTCTGGTGCTGAAGAGCATCGCCGACATCGGTCTCGTCGGTTTTCCCAACGCGGGCAAATCCTCCCTCACGAAGGCCATCACCCAGGCGCGGCCGAAGACCGCGGCGTATCCCTTCACCACGCTTCATCCGCAGATCGGTGTCATCGAGTATCCGGACCCCGTCAATTTTGACCGGCTCCTGCTGGCCGATGTCCCGGGCCTGATTGAGGGAGCCAGCGAGAATCGGGGCCTTGGTCATCGATTCCTGCGTCACATCGAGCGCTGTGCGCTGCTGATGTTTCTCATCGATGTCGCGGGCGTCGATGGCCGTGATCCGCGCGAGGACTATGCGACGCTGATGAGCGAGCTGAAGCTCTACGACCCGGCGCTGCTGAAGAAGCCGCGCATCGTCGTGGCGAACAAGATCGACCTCCCCGAGGCCGCCGCCAATCTCACAAGATTCAAGCGACGCCACAAAGTGGACGTTATCCCCATCTCCTGTCTTTCGGGGCAGGGATTGGACGACTTGAAAGCGGAGCTCAGGCGGCGCGTGCGCGGTCGACTGGTCTCGAAGGGCGGAAAGTCCTCCAAGACCACTTCATCCTCCTGA
- a CDS encoding FtsQ-type POTRA domain-containing protein — protein sequence MNRNAAPQTAARSWRDIPQDIAPRSMSPEGRRRLTMGFVKGVLAMVLLAAAIWAGVELYEIWRHDPTKLAAPVKSEPLQAIKLNTDGVLDLAWVEARLHLPKGVTLMELDLDALQRALLADGQVKTAVLTRRFPDTLVASLQERSPVGRVRAVDSSGNPADLLVARDGVVFPGSNYSDSVVSSLPWLDGLTLHRSGRGFVPVSGMETVADLLVTAQGNTPWLYRNWRVISLGRLESDGEILVKTADAMSIVFGTRDDFFKQVALLDSVLAEIRLHPVPPVSTINLIYGKSQVPVSFLAAPAVQTEPSIGIPKDGVRLGADASKSLRESASRMVKEKRGLFQFQSLQSRKTSREF from the coding sequence ATGAATCGAAACGCCGCACCTCAGACCGCAGCGCGCTCCTGGCGCGACATTCCCCAGGACATCGCACCCCGCTCGATGTCGCCCGAAGGCCGTCGACGGCTGACGATGGGCTTCGTCAAGGGCGTCCTCGCGATGGTTCTGCTTGCCGCCGCAATCTGGGCCGGCGTCGAACTGTATGAGATCTGGCGGCACGACCCCACGAAACTCGCCGCCCCGGTGAAATCGGAGCCGCTGCAGGCGATCAAGCTGAACACCGACGGCGTTCTGGACCTTGCGTGGGTGGAGGCGCGTCTTCACCTGCCAAAGGGGGTGACGCTGATGGAGCTCGATCTTGACGCGCTGCAGCGGGCGCTCCTTGCGGATGGGCAGGTGAAAACCGCGGTGCTGACCCGCCGCTTTCCGGACACGCTGGTCGCGAGCCTCCAGGAGCGGTCTCCGGTCGGCCGGGTGCGCGCGGTGGATTCTTCGGGGAATCCCGCCGACCTCCTGGTTGCGCGCGATGGCGTGGTTTTTCCCGGCAGCAACTATTCTGATTCAGTGGTTTCGAGCCTCCCCTGGCTCGACGGACTGACGCTCCACCGTTCGGGCCGCGGGTTTGTTCCGGTTTCGGGAATGGAGACGGTTGCGGATCTCCTGGTCACCGCACAGGGGAACACCCCCTGGCTTTATCGAAACTGGCGGGTCATTTCCCTCGGGCGACTGGAGAGCGACGGCGAAATCCTCGTCAAGACCGCGGATGCGATGTCGATCGTGTTCGGGACGAGGGACGATTTTTTCAAGCAGGTCGCCCTTCTTGATTCGGTGCTCGCCGAAATCCGGCTGCATCCGGTGCCTCCGGTATCCACGATCAACCTCATCTACGGAAAGAGTCAGGTTCCGGTTTCATTCCTCGCGGCACCTGCTGTCCAGACGGAGCCCTCCATCGGGATCCCGAAGGACGGCGTCAGGCTGGGCGCCGATGCATCGAAGTCGCTGCGCGAATCCGCATCGAGGATGGTGAAAGAGAAGCGCGGCCTGTTTCAGTTTCAATCCCTTCAATCTCGGAAAACCTCTCGTGAGTTCTAG
- a CDS encoding UDP-N-acetylglucosamine--N-acetylmuramyl-(pentapeptide) pyrophosphoryl-undecaprenol N-acetylglucosamine transferase, translating into MSRFLISCGGTGGHLSPGIALAEGLVDRGHAVRILVSRKRVDARLIEKYANLEFDSIPGAGFSLRPSELARFLSQQALGFLKSVRLMRRFRPDAVVGFGGFTSAAFIAAGAMTGIPVVLHEANRIPGRAIRLMGRFARRVYLPAGVRLSSLSRNVVREAGLPVRREFKREDAREARLQLGLEESRPVVAVLGGSQGATALNDWARCELGVLGADGVQVYCVTGLGKGAPERIEIVSAAGDRVRHVFAPFCDRMATLLSATDLVVSRAGAGTLAELVRIGTPAVLIPFPFAADNHQDANADYFLQQGCGEVVSQDRLHTLTERVRSLLTTDGRRALFRSNLERLDRVDPLPSMITDLEEIVHRDKRGATLLPGTLGLA; encoded by the coding sequence ATGAGCCGCTTTCTGATTTCCTGCGGCGGCACCGGCGGACATCTCTCACCGGGCATAGCGCTGGCCGAGGGACTGGTCGATCGCGGGCATGCGGTGCGGATCCTGGTCAGTCGAAAAAGGGTCGATGCCCGGTTGATTGAAAAGTACGCCAACCTTGAATTCGATTCGATTCCGGGAGCCGGGTTTTCCCTGCGTCCTTCCGAGCTTGCGCGCTTTCTTTCGCAGCAGGCGCTGGGCTTCCTGAAAAGCGTCAGGCTCATGCGGAGATTCAGGCCGGATGCCGTCGTCGGATTCGGCGGCTTCACATCGGCCGCGTTCATTGCAGCCGGTGCGATGACGGGGATTCCGGTGGTTCTGCACGAGGCGAATCGGATCCCAGGCCGGGCGATACGATTGATGGGCAGATTTGCCAGGCGTGTCTACCTGCCCGCCGGAGTCCGCCTCTCCTCATTGTCGCGGAATGTGGTGCGCGAGGCCGGGCTTCCCGTTCGGCGGGAATTCAAGCGTGAGGATGCCCGGGAGGCGCGCCTTCAGCTCGGACTCGAGGAGTCCCGTCCTGTTGTGGCCGTGCTGGGCGGCAGCCAGGGTGCGACCGCGCTCAACGACTGGGCCCGGTGCGAACTGGGGGTTCTGGGGGCCGACGGCGTCCAGGTCTATTGCGTGACCGGGCTCGGGAAGGGCGCGCCCGAGCGCATCGAAATCGTCTCCGCCGCGGGTGACCGGGTCAGGCATGTGTTCGCTCCATTCTGCGACCGGATGGCGACGCTGCTGTCGGCGACCGATCTTGTGGTTTCGCGTGCGGGAGCGGGGACCCTTGCGGAGCTCGTGAGGATCGGAACGCCCGCCGTGCTCATCCCGTTCCCGTTCGCCGCCGACAATCATCAGGATGCCAATGCGGACTACTTTCTTCAACAAGGCTGCGGGGAGGTCGTTTCGCAGGACAGGCTGCACACATTGACCGAACGGGTGAGAAGTCTCCTGACGACGGACGGGAGGCGCGCTCTCTTTCGATCGAATCTCGAACGCCTCGACCGCGTTGATCCGCTGCCCTCAATGATCACGGACCTTGAGGAAATCGTGCACAGGGACAAACGCGGCGCGACGCTGCTTCCCGGCACGCTTGGACTCGCATGA
- the ftsZ gene encoding cell division protein FtsZ: MNPNELPLENQIPSDREVAIKVVGVGGAGANTADRLKMENLADLQLVAVNTDRQALSSSPIQEKVLIGTGVTRGLGAGGDPDLGRKAAESDREKLQAVVKDCDLVFLLAGMGGGTGSGAAPILAELATEVDALVIAFVTMPFTFEGGRRLRQAEEGLAALRKVCDAVIPLPNDVLLQEAAENETVLDSFARADEWIGRAVKSIWEMLHRTGLINLDFSTMRQAFTQRGGKTLFGLGTGSGENAPADAIESLKMCPLLVTPEFSRKADRLLVNITGGPDLTLPKVNEMMSAVTDQFGRDSHVIMGAVIDENMSGRVEICVLGTSDVGGRIGMRRPVPAGSRKGDHAAPVPPAKDGERAAAPLSFFEGGSRHPAGAKPGSGSSGEQLTLGPAVHAPKAQQNEFSFTEVESRGYFDKTDRNLFEGQDLDVPTYLRKGIKIAL; the protein is encoded by the coding sequence ATGAATCCAAACGAACTTCCCCTGGAAAACCAGATCCCGAGCGATCGGGAGGTTGCCATCAAAGTCGTGGGTGTGGGGGGCGCCGGGGCCAATACCGCCGACCGCCTGAAAATGGAGAATCTCGCGGACCTGCAACTGGTCGCGGTGAACACCGACCGTCAGGCCCTCTCGAGTTCACCCATTCAGGAGAAGGTCCTCATCGGCACGGGCGTGACACGCGGGCTTGGCGCGGGCGGCGATCCCGACCTCGGCCGGAAAGCCGCCGAGTCCGATCGCGAGAAGCTTCAGGCAGTCGTGAAGGACTGCGACCTTGTGTTCCTGCTGGCAGGCATGGGTGGCGGCACCGGCAGTGGCGCCGCGCCAATCCTTGCCGAGCTCGCCACCGAGGTGGATGCGCTTGTCATCGCCTTTGTCACAATGCCGTTCACCTTCGAAGGCGGACGCAGGCTCAGGCAGGCCGAGGAAGGCCTCGCGGCGCTTCGCAAAGTGTGCGATGCGGTCATACCGCTGCCGAATGACGTCCTGCTGCAGGAGGCGGCGGAAAATGAAACCGTGCTCGACTCCTTCGCACGTGCGGACGAATGGATTGGCCGCGCGGTCAAGTCCATCTGGGAAATGCTGCACCGCACGGGTCTGATCAATCTTGATTTCTCGACGATGCGGCAGGCGTTCACCCAGCGCGGGGGCAAGACCCTTTTCGGCCTCGGCACCGGATCGGGGGAGAATGCGCCGGCGGATGCGATCGAGAGCCTGAAGATGTGCCCGCTGCTGGTGACGCCGGAATTTTCACGCAAGGCCGACCGCCTCCTGGTGAACATCACGGGCGGCCCGGATCTCACGCTGCCGAAGGTCAACGAAATGATGAGTGCGGTGACGGATCAATTCGGTCGGGATTCGCACGTGATCATGGGGGCGGTCATCGACGAGAACATGAGCGGGCGGGTGGAGATCTGCGTGCTCGGCACCAGCGATGTGGGAGGAAGGATTGGTATGCGGCGCCCGGTGCCGGCGGGGAGCCGGAAGGGCGATCATGCCGCCCCTGTGCCACCGGCAAAGGATGGAGAGCGTGCGGCCGCACCCCTTTCATTCTTCGAGGGCGGCAGCCGTCATCCGGCCGGTGCGAAACCAGGCTCTGGATCAAGTGGAGAGCAGCTCACGCTGGGGCCGGCTGTCCATGCCCCCAAGGCGCAGCAGAACGAGTTTTCCTTCACCGAAGTGGAGAGCCGCGGCTACTTCGACAAGACGGACCGCAATCTCTTTGAAGGCCAGGATCTGGATGTTCCGACCTACCTTCGCAAAGGCATCAAGATCGCCCTGTAG
- the murB gene encoding UDP-N-acetylmuramate dehydrogenase, giving the protein MRRDAPSALFGSDVTAVHCVGVGGMGAGPLAIHLSQSGYRVSGEDDAMTDAMKRHLEKGRVAITGAGQVPPECDLVMASSAISPSHPALVAARRRGIRTVRRGELLAEVARGKRFVAVCGSHGKTTTTAMLITALRAAGFPAGYILGGLFADDAIPPARAGSNEWLVAEVDESDGTIDRFSPALTVAVNLDWDHPDHYRRLADLEETFRALFMRTSEAVLVSDACAASQRVASGLAVSTFGRTGDFSGCLKRVLPAQTLVSLGGRFGAVDVSVAAHGDFNVANATAALAAARLMGVQPSEQSLASYPGVLRRQTILLKEDGIIAIEDYAHHPAEIRALLSSLRQRMGAADPDGSRGRLIVVFQPHRYSRTAQFKTEFAASLSVASRVLLLDVYGAGEAALAGGTTADLYAEMKRISPEMDVTYLPGDRAGFQRSLAGTVRAGDWVAFVGAGDVDREARAWLAGHAARKAGTARWDALAERIRRRVSVDTRVLREEGLAEKTTMRVGGAARIYCEPSCAADLQAVVRAARAEEAPLLLLGRGSNLLVPDEGVDGVVVSLAHANWRAFEARADGRVFVGAGLRLKQLCGLATRAGLKGFEFLEGIPGCVGGALRMNAGAMGGWMFDVVEEVSLMLPDGEVVAVPRDRLHVEYRHCAELDAAIALGAVLRPAEVVGEADSIRRQMDVYRDKRLKSQPREPSAGCIFKNPAGDSAGRLIDAAGLKGERVGDAEVSTVHANFIVNRGRATSADVIALVRLVRARVREAGGVELEPEVLLYGRSWREVL; this is encoded by the coding sequence ATGAGACGCGACGCTCCATCGGCACTTTTCGGCAGCGATGTCACTGCGGTCCACTGCGTGGGGGTCGGTGGCATGGGCGCCGGACCGCTTGCGATCCACCTCTCCCAGTCGGGATACCGCGTGAGCGGAGAGGATGATGCCATGACGGACGCCATGAAGCGTCATCTGGAGAAGGGCCGCGTGGCGATCACTGGGGCCGGACAAGTGCCGCCGGAGTGCGACCTCGTCATGGCGTCGTCGGCCATTTCACCCTCGCACCCGGCGCTTGTGGCGGCGCGGAGGCGCGGCATCCGGACTGTGCGCAGGGGTGAATTGCTTGCCGAGGTGGCGCGCGGAAAGCGGTTCGTGGCGGTCTGCGGATCGCACGGGAAAACCACGACAACCGCGATGCTGATCACCGCGCTTCGCGCGGCGGGATTTCCGGCGGGATACATCCTCGGAGGGCTGTTTGCGGATGACGCGATTCCACCCGCGCGCGCGGGCTCCAACGAATGGCTGGTTGCGGAGGTGGATGAAAGTGACGGCACCATCGATCGGTTCTCGCCGGCGCTGACCGTTGCCGTGAACCTCGACTGGGATCATCCGGATCATTATCGCCGGCTCGCGGACCTGGAGGAAACCTTCCGGGCTCTGTTCATGCGCACGAGCGAGGCGGTGCTTGTGAGCGATGCGTGCGCGGCGTCGCAGCGCGTTGCATCCGGACTCGCTGTGAGCACCTTTGGACGGACGGGGGATTTTTCGGGATGCCTGAAGCGGGTCCTGCCCGCGCAGACACTGGTCTCCCTCGGCGGACGTTTCGGGGCGGTGGATGTTTCAGTGGCCGCCCATGGGGACTTCAATGTTGCCAATGCGACGGCGGCCCTCGCCGCCGCACGGCTCATGGGAGTGCAACCATCGGAGCAGTCGCTGGCGTCCTACCCCGGAGTTCTGCGCCGGCAGACAATCCTGCTCAAGGAGGATGGGATCATCGCGATCGAGGACTACGCGCATCATCCGGCGGAGATTCGCGCGCTCCTGTCCAGCCTCAGGCAGCGGATGGGGGCGGCCGACCCTGACGGATCGCGCGGCCGGTTGATCGTTGTGTTTCAGCCCCACCGGTACAGCCGCACCGCGCAGTTCAAGACGGAGTTCGCGGCATCGCTTTCGGTGGCGTCCCGCGTGCTGCTGCTCGATGTCTATGGCGCGGGTGAGGCGGCGCTGGCGGGCGGAACCACGGCGGATCTCTATGCGGAGATGAAGCGCATCTCGCCCGAAATGGACGTGACGTATCTCCCCGGCGATCGCGCGGGGTTCCAGCGTTCGCTTGCAGGCACTGTCAGGGCGGGCGACTGGGTGGCGTTTGTGGGGGCGGGCGACGTCGATCGCGAGGCGCGAGCCTGGCTCGCCGGGCATGCGGCCAGAAAGGCCGGGACGGCGCGGTGGGACGCCCTGGCGGAGCGGATCCGTCGTCGTGTTTCCGTGGATACAAGGGTTCTCCGGGAGGAGGGGCTCGCGGAGAAGACGACGATGCGCGTGGGAGGCGCGGCGAGAATCTATTGTGAACCGTCATGCGCTGCCGATCTGCAGGCGGTGGTGCGCGCCGCGCGCGCGGAGGAGGCGCCGCTCCTCCTGCTCGGACGCGGATCGAACCTCCTTGTTCCGGACGAGGGGGTCGATGGCGTTGTTGTCAGTCTCGCGCATGCGAACTGGCGGGCCTTTGAGGCGCGGGCGGACGGCCGGGTTTTCGTGGGCGCAGGCCTGCGGTTGAAGCAGCTCTGCGGGCTTGCCACACGGGCGGGACTGAAGGGCTTTGAGTTTCTCGAGGGAATTCCCGGCTGCGTGGGGGGCGCGCTGCGGATGAATGCGGGTGCGATGGGTGGATGGATGTTCGATGTCGTGGAGGAGGTCAGCCTGATGCTTCCGGATGGCGAGGTCGTCGCCGTGCCGAGGGACCGGCTGCACGTTGAATACCGGCACTGCGCGGAACTTGATGCGGCGATCGCCCTGGGTGCGGTGCTGAGGCCGGCGGAGGTGGTCGGGGAGGCGGATTCCATCAGGCGGCAGATGGACGTCTACCGCGACAAGCGCCTGAAGTCCCAGCCGCGGGAGCCGAGCGCCGGCTGCATTTTCAAGAACCCCGCCGGAGACTCCGCCGGGCGCCTGATCGATGCGGCGGGATTGAAGGGCGAGCGTGTGGGCGATGCGGAGGTGTCGACCGTGCACGCCAACTTCATTGTCAACCGCGGCAGGGCCACGAGCGCCGATGTCATCGCGCTCGTGAGGCTGGTGCGGGCGAGAGTCCGCGAGGCGGGTGGAGTCGAACTCGAACCGGAGGTTCTGCTTTACGGCCGGTCATGGAGGGAAGTTTTGTGA